The proteins below come from a single Cervus canadensis isolate Bull #8, Minnesota chromosome 2, ASM1932006v1, whole genome shotgun sequence genomic window:
- the LOC122428077 gene encoding olfactory receptor 2A12-like: protein MHSLGKENHSSVSEFILLGFSSESHVRMALFTFFLLLYFITILGNGLIITLIYLDTHLHTPMYFFLSILSLVDMSYVTTTVPQMLVNLVYPGRTISWGACAAQMFIFLILGIAECVLYAIMAYDRYMAICFPLHYTILMSHPICIKIVTVCWFISIAGALIYTVFTMRLPYCGPHKINHFFCEVPAVLKLACADTSLNDQLDFILGFILLLIPLSFILVSYVRIFVSILSIRSPQGRLKSFSTCASHITVVTMFYGPAMIMYMRPGSWYDPERDKKLALFYNVVSAFLNPIIYSLRNKDVKRAFLKVLGKRATAQ from the coding sequence ATGCACAGCCTTGGCAAGGAGAACCACAGCTCTGTCTCTGAGTTCATCCTCCTTGGCTTCTCCAGTGAGTCTCATGTCAGAATGGCTCTGTTCACgttcttccttcttctctactTTATCACCATTTTGGGCAATGGACTCATCATCACCCTGATCTACTTGGATACACACCTCCACACACCTATGTACTTCTTTCTCAGCATCCTCTCCCTGGTAGACATGAGCTATGTCACCACCACTGTGCCCCAGATGTTGGTTAATCTGGTATATCCAGGGAGGACCATTTCCTGGGGAGCTTGTGCAGCCCAGATGTTTATCTTCTTGATCCTGGGCATTGCTGAGTGTGTCCTCTATGCCATTATGGCCTATGACAGGTATATGGCCATCTGCTTCCCCCTTCACTATACTATACTGATGAGTCATCCTATTTGTATCAAGATTGTCACAGTCTGTTGGTTCATTAGCATAGCTGGGGCCCTGATCTATACTGTCTTCACCATGCGTCTGCCTTATTGTGGCCCCCACAAGATAAACCACTTCTTCTGTGAGGTCCCTGCTGTCCTGAAGTTGGCTTGTGCAGACACCTCCCTCAATGACCAGTTGGACTTCATCTTGGGTTTCATCTTGCTTTTGATACCACTTTCCTTCATCCTGGTCTCTTATGTTCGCATCTTTGTCTCCATCTTAAGCATCCGCTCACCCCAGGGCAGACTCAAGTCCTTCTCCACGTGTGCTTCCCACATCACCGTGGTCACCATGTTCTATGGGCCAGCCATGATCATGTACATGAGGCCTGGGTCCTGGTATGATCCAGAGAGGGACAAGAAGCTGGCCCTTTTCTACAATGTTGTCTCTGCCTTCCTCAACCCCATCATCTACAGTCTCCGGAACAAAGATGTAAAGAGGGCCTTTCTGAAAGTACTTGGCAAGAGAGCGACAGCTCAATGA
- the LOC122428086 gene encoding olfactory receptor 2D2-like: protein MQELNQSAVTEFILLGFASNPRTNPLLFTFFLVFYLLILVSNSLLITLIHQDTRLHTPMYFFISVLSLLDMCYTTTTVPQMLVHILSKKRAISFARCVAQMYIFLLFGITESWLFSIMSVDRYVAICHPLRYKVIMSRWVCLLMVGICAAYGVAGGLTDTFFAMRLPYCGPNEIDHYFCEVPAVLKLACADTSLNDLVNIITGFNVIVVPLSLIVIVYVNIFFTIMKIRSAQGRIKAFSTCASHITVVSMFAIPCSITYMSPGSDSSSNSGKKMALFYNIATAFLNPVIYSLRNKDVKNAFLKLMGRGMAPE, encoded by the coding sequence ATGCAGGAGCTCAACCAGTCCGCTGTGACAGAATTCATCCTGTTGGGCTTTGCCTCGAACCCCAGGACCAATCCTCTGCTCTTCACCTTCTTTCTGGTCTTTTACCTGCTCATCCTTGTCAGCAACAGCCTCCTCATCACCCTCATCCACCAGGACACACGCCTCCACACGCCCATGTACTTCTTCATCAGTGTCCTCTCCCTGCTGGACATGTGCTACACCACCACGACGGTGCCCCAGATGCTCGTGCACATTCTCAGCAAGAAGAGAGCCATCTCTTTTGCTAGATGTGTGGCCCAGATGTACATCTTCCTCCTCTTTGGGATCACTGAGTCCTGGCTTTTCTCCATCATGTCGGTGGACAGGtacgtggccatctgccaccctctCCGGTATAAGGTCATCATGAGCCGCTGGGTGTGCCTTCTCATGGTGGGCATCTGTGCAGCCTATGGTGTGGCGGGTGGCCTGACTGATACCTTCTTTGCTATGCGCCTTCCCTACTGTGGCCCTAATGAAATTGACCACTACTTTTGTGAGGTCCCTGCGGTCTTGAAGCTGGCCTGTGCAGACACATCCCTCAATGACTTGGTGAACATCATCACAGGCTTCAATGTCATTGTGGTCCCACTCTCCTTGATTGTCATTGTCTATGTCAACATCTTTTTCACCATCATGAAGATCCGCTCAGCTCAAGGACGGATcaaggccttctccacctgtgccTCCCACATCACCGTGGTTTCCATGTTCGCTAttccatgcagtatcacatataTGAGCCCTGGCTCCGACTCTTCATCAAACAGTGGCAAGAAAATGGCCCTTTTCTACAACATTGCCACAGCCTTCCTCAACCCTgtcatctacagcctgaggaacaagGATGTGAAAAATGCTTTCCTCAAACTGATGGGAAGGGGCATGGCCCCAGAGTaa